The following coding sequences lie in one Spinacia oleracea cultivar Varoflay chromosome 1, BTI_SOV_V1, whole genome shotgun sequence genomic window:
- the LOC110795736 gene encoding uncharacterized protein gives MFPLAWAVCEVESTDTWSWFLELLATDLGTSEGARYTFMSDQQKGLLAAVSNVFPQAESRVCARHVYCNFRGVFGGGLEYRKQFWTIAKSNTVNHFNENIEVMRGISNEAAEDLLKRNYKKWCRAFYTPLSCCDSVDNNMSEVFNAYILSARHKPIITMLEDIREGLMERLHKKRDFIGKKKIMLCPRIQIQLEKHKIWARGWNAYWDGGFCYGVREGATQVKYVVDLNQHTCSCNAWQVSGIPCKHAIVAIWNKVDHPEQYVNAYFCKQTYMKAYEFLLEPLNGPQEWPTSDSIVVAPKVKKVNGRPKTKRRYGVGEVTASGKLKRTGCSMKCSLCGVIGHNKRGCKNAPKQQQHSNNHATAEQTTPQQQHPRTSSAIPMHNRGVGIYTYPNGYQRIATPISQHFPTP, from the exons ATGTTCCCTTTGGCTTGGGCTGTTTGTGAGGTTGAGAGCACTGACACATGGAGTTGGTTTCTAGAACTTCTAGCTACTGATTTAGGCACTAGTGAAGGAGCAAGGTACACTTTCATGTCTGACCAACAAAAGGGTTTACTTGCTGCTGTGTCAAATGTGTTTCCACAAGCTGAAAGTAGGGTGTGTGCAAGGCATGTGTACTGTAACTTTAGgggagtgtttggaggtggtTTAGAGTACAGAAAACAATTTTGGACTATTGCAAAAAGCAACACAGTAAATCACTTCAATGAAAACATTGAAgtaatgaggggtatttcaaATGAAGCTGCTGAAGACCTACTGAAAAGGAACTACAAGAAATGGTGTAGGGCATTCTACACTCCATTATCTTGTTGTGACAGTGTAGACAACAACATGAGTGAGGTGTTTAATGCATACATCTTGAGTGCAAGGCACAAGCCTATTATTACCATGTTGGAAGATATCAGAGAGGGTTTGATGGAAAGACTGCATAAGAAAAGAGATTTCATTGGGAAAAAGAAGATAATGTTGTGTCCTAGGATCCAAATTCAGTTAGAGAAACACAAAATTTGGGCTAGGGGTTGGAATGCATACTGGGATGGTGGGTTTTGCTATGGAGTAAGAGAAGGTGCAACACAGGTTAAGTATGTGGTGGATCTGAACCAACATACTTGCAGTTGCAATGCATGGCaggtgagtgggattccatgcaaacatgcaattgttgctatatggaataaagtagaccACCCAGAACAATATGTCAATGCATATTTCTGCAAACAGACCTACATGAAGGCATATGAATTTTTGTTAGAGCCTTTAAATGGTCCTCAAGAGTGGCCTACTTCTGATAGCATTGTTGTGGCTCCAAAGGTGAAAAAGGTCAATGGAAGACCTAAAACAAAGAGGAGATATGGTGTTGGAGAGGTAACTGCATCTGGTAAGCTGAAGAGAACAGGTTGTTCTATGAAATGCAGCTTATGTGGTGTGATAGGCCACAACAAAAGGGGTTGCAAGAATGCCcctaagcaacaacaacacagcaacaaTCATGCTACTGCAGAGCAGACCACACCACAGCAACAACACCCAAGAACCAGTTCAGCTATACCAATGCACAATAGGGGTGTGGGTATTTATACCTACCCAAATGGGTATCAAAGAATAGCTACT CCTATATCACAACACTTCCCCACACCATAG